TTAATACCCAGAAATGATTACACAATAGTACAATACAGTTGAATATTTTctggttctctctctctctctctctctctctctctctctctctctctctctctctctctctctatcatGGTTTTCTACACTTTCTaaccaaaaatgaaaaataagatgGTGTAATTCACAAAAAGATAAAAGATCATTTTTACAATTGACAACTGACATAGAAAACAGTACGCATATGGAAAGAGAGTAATGCatcaaaataaaattgataaATCAAAGAATCATATTACCAAATGATTTCTTTCTCAATATTTGATGGTATATAAGATATGGGCAATTGAATCGCTAACTTGTATACAAATGACTTCTTAACATTCAATATGGTAATAAATCTTAATAACCATCATCACAAGTCTAATGAAAATATGGATATCCCATATTTTGTACCGCATATATTACCATCAAAATACAACAGCCAGCAATTGCACTCAAAATTTTACATTGGGATAAGAAAGCTTGTTTTCTATAAGTTTCTCAAATGGGCAGCCCAACCGACAAAGAACAAATCAACTCATGCCCAATTAATCATGTGCACTAGGCTTACTGTTTATGAGGTAGAATTAGTTATATATATGATACCAGGGAATATCAGAAAAATTGTCAAGGCTCACAGTGAGAGATTTATATATGCTTCAGGGTTGTCAATAGCGGGATATAGCAGCGCTATAGCGGCGGAGCGTGGCGGATCAGGGGTTGGCCGCGACGCTGGAGGCTGTCGCGGAGCGAAAACCGCGTAGCGGCGGTAGCGGCCGCGATCGCGGCCAAAATCGCGTCTTGAACGGCGCAACAGCGGCCCGAGGAAGAAAGAGGGACAAAAACCCTAATGTTCAGGCTTGAAAACCCTAAAATACCCTCACATTTAAACATTAGGTTAAACATTTTAAGGGCATTTTGGGGTTTTCCGTTCTTTTAATGAAACGCAGCGTTTCATGTGTAGATAAGAACCCTACTGTTCAATGCGAAAACCCCAAAATGCCCCCCGATTTAAACATTATTTCTTACTTTTAAAGGGTATTATGGGACTTTCACATTTTTAATTGGAACGCTGCGTTTTGAACCTTCTTCAACCTCTGCCTCTGCGTTCTCCTCTGTtttcatctctgtttttcaCGATGAAAACTGAGATCTGCTCCTCCAttcttcctccttcctcctcctccttcttcctcctcctccttcagcGTAGCGGCCATAGCGCTACATGCTATAGCGCTATTGCGGATTTTGGCACCATCTTCTATACTAACAAACTAATctttcaacccccccccccctccacATCAGCACCCAATTACAATTTTCCGCACACACACCTTCTGATTCTCACTCAAAGAAGCACTCCATTTGCTGATTAGATTAATCCTAAAAAGACCAGCCCTTGACACTTCATGACACATATCCTAGTAAATTCACACCACCATGTAGCTAGGAGAAACACACTTTGTCTTTCCTTCTCCCTAGTGACATTCCTCTCAGATACATCACCTGATTGCCATCAAGTGCTAAGTCATTGCACATTTTATAACGAAAAAACCCAGTCATAATATTTCAATCAGCAAATCTTATTCCACTCCCTTATGACTGAATTGCTCCATACCCTATTAAACTAATCGTAGCTGGTACCGATATATGACAGCACCTCATCTCCTCAGCTGCCATCTCATGCTATCAGCAAGTTTTTCTTTATTCTTTAAATGGCAGGATTGGCACCTTTTCTACTTGCTTTCTCTTTATGTATTTGTATGAGTCTATCAGATATTGATAGATTGATAAAGGTTATTTTAACATCTTGAAGAGAGACCAATTCAATCAGCTCCTTAGTTAAATTTTCAAAATCCAAACTTAGCTTCAAATTTTAAGTCACATGAGTAACATGACAACAAGcattaaattttcaattttattgaATTATACAGTATCTAATTATCTATTAAGAGAAGACATGTTAATCAATACTTTGCAGCATGCCATGTGACTCCAGCTTTGGACTAGCTAATATAGCCGAATAACTCCTGATGACAGGGACACCACACTACCTCATACAAAAATTACACCTGTGTATACAGAACCTTAATTCGAGGACATGCATCAAACGTAACCATAAATCGTTGACACATAAAACAAAGAAACTCTATTTTGTAAATTGAAGAATAAGAATGAAAACCACATGGAGAATGCAAAAGCTTAGTTCAGCATGGTAATTGCGGCAATTAACAACATAGAAAACAGATAACTTGCCTTTCAAGTATTGTAAGATTTTACAGATTTGGTTCACAATCTATCAAGAAAAGCTCCTTATAATGGAAGTTAAAATGCAAcagttattacttattagtaGTGTCCTTCCAACATGAATTGGAATATAATAGTATGCCAGTATACTATAATTTCATATCCAGTGAGGAAGGCAAGAAAAAGTAAAACATTGGGGGCATATCAAGAACAGAGGGTCTAAGATATGGGTTAACGGAAATTTACcaccaaaataaaaaactatatATACTTTTCAAGAACATAACATAGAACGTGTAGCTCATGTACTTTTCAAAAATTGGGAACAAGATGTTAGCATGTAAGAAACTAGATACTATACACATTATCCACAATATATACTGCAAAAGGAGAATGAATCATCTGCTAAGGCAAATACGAAAGTAGtagaaaaagagagattttatAACCTTCACTAATCGCCCAATCTTTGCACAGCGACTGCATCACCATTCAACAAATGCTCTATCGTCGCCTTCAGCTTCTTAAATTACAAAACAAAAGGCCAAAAAATTGAACTCCACCTACCTAACTATATGTAAGAGATGCAAAGTGAAGGAGATTATGCATTTTTACAATTGACAACTGAAATAGAAAACAGTATGCAACAAATGGTAAGAGAGTAATGCatcaaaataaaattgataCATCAAGAATCATATGACGAAATGGCTTCTTTCTCATATATTTGATATATATGGGCAATTGAAGAGCCAATTTGTACACAAATGACTTCTTAACATTCAATGTGGTAATAAATCTTAATAGCCATCATCATAAATCTAATGAGTAAAGCTTTAAGCTTATACTAATAACCTGTTCTCCCAATGGGAAGAATGCTTTCCTTATAAATTACCATCTGATCATAATCTAACAGCCCTGTAGCAGCAATCTCCTTCTTGAGCATCTGGGTACTTAAATCAAACAAGGCTAGTTCACCCTTTTCTCTTCTGGAGAATATCATTTCACCCGTCTTCCCTACTGCAATAGGAAGCCCAACGTCATGCAAGGGTCCAAGTCCAACAATGAAAAGTTTAGTCCATGATTCCTTCACACCTTGTTCACCCAAAATGGATATGTGAAAAGTTGTTGTTTCTTCATGCATTGATATCAACGCAATGGACTCATTTAACACCGCCAAGTATGTCTGCACCCTTGTATCAGCCAGATCTAACGGTAAGGGCGTTGTGTAGAATATCTCATTGCTAAAGTTGAATGACACCAAATGTGTATCAAAACCATAGTCATATATCCGACCGTAACTCAACCAATTACACACTCCATTCATGTAAGTGTCACCACCCTTGTCGGGACCGCCTCCAGTAATAGGCATATCAGCATCAAGTTTCCTCCAAGAGTTGCTTCTTAGGCTATATATCTCCCAGAAGGGTTGTGGTATTCGACTTGGTAAGTGGTCTGAGATCATTGGCTCATCTTGcagatcatcatcttcatcatcgtcatcatcattatcatcttCAACTCCCGAATGATATTCATCTTGCCCATAATCATAATCTGGATAAAAAGTTATATGCCGAAGGACCTTAAAGTCATCAGTAATAGGATCATAACCAAATCCATGAGGTTTAATATAAGCCTCCCAATAAGGTAGAGACTCTCTAGGGCTGGGAGGAGTAACTCTGAATTCTTCAGTAGCTGGGTTCCACAATACATACTTATAATCTGGTGCTTCATGGAGACAAAGAATGCCATGAATACCCGAACCCAAAACACTAAGGAATCTGCCATGTTCTTGATATGGAAGCCAATCTGATTTGACTGTTTTCTCAAAATTGTCACCAGAAAGCAAAAACAATGAACCGTGACAATGGGTGCCATCTGATGGCTGCTGCTGTAAGACAAGGAGAGATGTATCATCGTAATAAGATTGATGTTTGGATAAGAAATTGCTGCGAAACATGCTCATGAAATAAGGGATTTCATGTAAATCAACCCATGATTTGTGAACCAGTGTGAATCGCTTGAGAGATTTCAGAGGCAGTTTCGACAGAATCGTGAAGGCGACATCATCAGGAATCGCCATTGTTGAAGGGGCCAGAGCTTTAACTTCTCTCGATTGAGCGGAAGCAGGGGAAACCCTCACCTTTTAAaccctttttcttttcaatttctaaACTTTTTATATTTCAATTAATTAAAACTCTTTTTTATcgtcaaaattaaaattaattaaaactcTTTTAAATTTCTTatcttttccgatgtaccaaaaattGCTGATTGGCTTGCTAAACAAGGAGCTTTGTCGCATTCGCCGGGGATGAAGCTTCCAAGTCATCACAAACATCATTATTTTCATTCAACATTTTCACCATTGAGTTCTGATTTTAGGATTTGGGGGTTAAGGATTTTTTGTTTTAGGTTTATTTAGATTGGGAATCACTGAGTCAGCAAAAAAAGAATCACGTGACACTCACATGATCTGCCAAGTAGGATTAAAATGTTAGGATTTTAATGGAGGGATCAATATTGCTAACGGAGATAATAGTTTGGGACTCCATCTGCTATTTTCATTCGTTTAGGACTAAAAATGCACATTTTCAATTCATGTaggaccaaatgtgcaattaagcctttttttacaaaaaatggTAGAATGAAGAGAAATCACCTCTAAACTACCGGGCATGGCGCCAATGACATATTTGGGAGGTCAGCAGAGGCTCATTCCTAGAGAAAGCCCGGGAGTGAGATTTTACTAATCCCAGGGGGAGTCAAGCCCTCGACCTTTGGGGATCAGAGAGCTAAACCCGAACCTGAAACCAGCCAAAATAATTTCAACCTAAAGGAAATGAAGGAATAATATGTTAACTTATAAGAtttctcaaaataaaatttcaccTCATTTTTATCCAAAATTAACACTACACCTCAAGGATTAAAATGTTAGGATTTTAACGGAGGGATCAATATTGCTAACGGAGATAATAGTTTGGGACTTCATCTGCTATTTTCATTCGTTTAGGACCAAAAATGCACATTTTCAATTCATGTaggaccaaatgtgcaattaagcctttttttacaaaaaatggTAGAATGAAGAGAAACCACCTCTAAACTACCGGGCATGGCGCCAATGACATATTTGGGAGGTCAGTAGAGGCTTATTCCTAGAGAAAGCCCGGGAGTGAGATTTTACTAATCCCAGGGGGAGTCAAGCCCTCGACCTTTGGGGATCAGAGAGCTAAACCCGAACCTGAAACCAGCCAAAATAATTTCAACCTAAAGGAAATGAAGGAATAATATGTTAACTTATAAGAtttctcaaaataaaatttcaccTCATTTTTATCCAAAATTAACACTACACCTCAAGGATTAAAATGTTAGGATTTTAACGGAGGGATCAATATTGCTAACGGAGATAATAGTTTGGGACTTCATCTGCTATTTTCATTCGTTTAGGACCAAAAATGCACATTTTCAATTCATGTaggaccaaatgtgcaattaagcctttttttacaaaaaatggTAGAATGAAGAGAAACCACCTCTAAACTACCGGGCATGGCGCCAATGACATATTTGGGAGGTCAGCAGAGGCTTATTCCTAGAGAAAGCCCGGGAGTGAGATTTTACTAATCCCAGGGGGAGTCAAACCCTCGACCTTTGGGGATCGGAGAGCTAAACCCGAACCTGAAACCAGCCAAAATAATTTCAACCTAAAGGAAATGAAGGAATAATATGTTAACTTATAAGAtttctcaaaataaaatttcaccTCATTTTTATCCAAAATTAACACTACACCTCACTTCATCTGACAAGTTAATCTCATTTAAAAATATGCAAGCAGGTAATTTTCTTCAACTAAaatgatttaatttatatatctaACAGTACTAAACCAAAATATTGCTTGTAAATTACAGTATCAAACTTAGTCAATTTacatatttattttatgttttcaaaaacaaatttgacttATATGATACAAGAACAGTTAAATGATTCTTTCACACTATTGcatcatatatattttttgaaagtaaGATAGATGTGAAGTTAATAGAACAGAACGAGACAAAACAGAGTGGAACGAGACAGAATAGAGTGGACTAAGATAATAATGTTCTGTGTGttgtatttaataattttaagtCATTATAATAGAACTATAactttaattacatatataactcTTATAGGCTAATTAAGACTGTGCTTTTGTGCCAGGGAGGTTGATAACATATAATGCTTTGATAGCTTTTAATTATTTCCATTCTATGAGGAAGCAGATGTCTGGTAAATTAAGTTAGGTATGTTGGGTTGAAATTGGATATGGCAAAGGCGTATAATAGGATTGAATGGGGTTTCTTGCGAACGATGCTTACGTCCATGGGATTCCCTCAAAGGATGACTGATTTGATATTGAGTTGTGTTTCTACAGCAACATTTTATGTTCTCCTGAATGGGAGACCAAGGCATCCTTTTTCATCCTCTAGAGGCTTACATCAAGGTGATCCATTATCGCCATATCTGTTTATTCTTTGGGCAGAGGTCTTTTCTGGTCTTCATTTGAAGGCACAGGAAGATCATATTCTTCATGGGGTTCGGTTGGCGGTTCAGGCACCGGAGGTGAGTCATCTTTTCTTTGTTGATGATAGTATTCTTTTTTTTCCGGGCAACTAAGGAGGAGGTGGATGTTGTGAATCATGTGTTGACAGTGTACCAACAAGCTTCAGGGCAACTTGTGAATTTGGATAAGTCTGAAATCTCTTATAGCCGAAATGTTTCAGAAGAtagaaaacatgtcattcaggATAGATTGCAGGTTAAGGTAGTGGAGATTCAATCCAAATGTCTTGGCTTACCTACTTATGTTGGTAGATCAAAGACACAAGTATTCAACTTTGTCCAGGAAAGAGTTTGGAAGAAACTCAAAGGGTGGAAGGAGAAATCACTCTCCATGGAGGGACGTGAGGTCTTAATTAAATCAGTTGCCTAATCTATTCCCACCTATATTATGAGTTGCTTTTCACTGCCGGTAGGATTGTGCCATCATATAGAGAGAATGATTAGCCGGTTCTGGTGGGGTAGCAAGCAAGGGGAGAGGAAGATTCTCTGGATAAATTGGAATGCTCTTTGTCAACCTAAGTATGATGGGGGTATGGGGTTTAGAGGCTTCAAAGCTTGGAGACTTTCTACTTGTACAGATTCACTGGTATACAAGTGCCTCAAGGCACGTTATTTTCCAAGGACTGATTTCATGGATGCTTTTGTTGGTGGCTTGTCAAGTTATACATGGCGCAGTATTCAACAGTCAGCATGGAtacttaagaaaggaacttatTAGAGAGTAGGGAATCGCATATCAATCCGAATCTGGGAGGAAAATTGGCTTCCCAATCAACAAGGACACAAGATCTGGTCTCCAAAGCCAAGCAATTCTGATTATTCTCTTGTTTTTTATCTAATTGACATGACTGAAGGGGCATGGCGGATTGATCTTGTGAACCAGATTTTCCTCCCCTTTGAAGTGTCACAGATTGCTCTTATTCCCCTTGATTCCTTACAGAAGGATGATTCATTGTTTTGGTCCGCAAATGCTAATGGTTTTTTCACAGTACCATCGGCGTATCACTGTATTCGCACATGGGAATGACAAGGCCTGAAATCGACATCAGAAGAGCGAAGGGATCTGGTTTGGAAGAGGCTTTGGGGATTGCAGATTGTTCCTCGCTATGCGCATT
This is a stretch of genomic DNA from Lotus japonicus ecotype B-129 chromosome 1, LjGifu_v1.2. It encodes these proteins:
- the LOC130731262 gene encoding uncharacterized protein LOC130731262, with the translated sequence MGFPQRMTDLILSCVSTATFYVLLNGRPRHPFSSSRGLHQGDPLSPYLFILWAEVFSGLHLKAQEDHILHGVRLAVQAPEEEVDVVNHVLTVYQQASGQLVNLDKSEISYSRNVSEDRKHVIQDRLQVKVVEIQSKCLGLPTYVGRSKTQVFNFVQERVWKKLKGWKEKSLSMEGREVLIKSVA
- the LOC130731268 gene encoding uncharacterized mitochondrial protein AtMg00310-like encodes the protein MISRFWWGSKQGERKILWINWNALCQPKYDGGMGFRGFKAWRLSTCTDSLVYKCLKARYFPRTDFMDAFVGGLSSYTWRSIQQSAWILKKGTY
- the LOC130734295 gene encoding putative F-box protein At4g21240, with the protein product MAIPDDVAFTILSKLPLKSLKRFTLVHKSWVDLHEIPYFMSMFRSNFLSKHQSYYDDTSLLVLQQQPSDGTHCHGSLFLLSGDNFEKTVKSDWLPYQEHGRFLSVLGSGIHGILCLHEAPDYKYVLWNPATEEFRVTPPSPRESLPYWEAYIKPHGFGYDPITDDFKVLRHITFYPDYDYGQDEYHSGVEDDNDDDDDEDDDLQDEPMISDHLPSRIPQPFWEIYSLRSNSWRKLDADMPITGGGPDKGGDTYMNGVCNWLSYGRIYDYGFDTHLVSFNFSNEIFYTTPLPLDLADTRVQTYLAVLNESIALISMHEETTTFHISILGEQGVKESWTKLFIVGLGPLHDVGLPIAVGKTGEMIFSRREKGELALFDLSTQMLKKEIAATGLLDYDQMVIYKESILPIGRTGY